A region from the Weissella confusa genome encodes:
- a CDS encoding GlsB/YeaQ/YmgE family stress response membrane protein: MIWSLIVGAVIGAVAGAITNRGESMGWISNILAGLIGSSIGQGVLGHWGPSLAGMAIFPSIIGAVILVLIVSAIFGIKAKK; encoded by the coding sequence ATGATTTGGTCACTAATTGTTGGTGCTGTAATTGGAGCGGTAGCTGGAGCTATTACAAATCGTGGAGAGTCAATGGGATGGATCAGTAATATTTTAGCTGGTTTGATTGGTTCTTCAATTGGACAAGGTGTTTTGGGACATTGGGGCCCTAGTTTAGCTGGAATGGCAATTTTCCCATCAATTATTGGAGCAGTTATTTTAGTTTTGATTGTGTCTGCAATTTTTGGTATTAAGGCAAAAAAGTAG